From a region of the Rhinopithecus roxellana isolate Shanxi Qingling chromosome 8, ASM756505v1, whole genome shotgun sequence genome:
- the CD160 gene encoding CD160 antigen isoform X2, which translates to MLMETSRGCCALAILLAIVDIQFGGCINITSSASQEGTRLNLICTVWHKKEEAEELVVFLCKDKSGDCFPGTSLKQLRLKRDPGIDGVGEISSHLVFTISQVTPSHSGTYQCCATNQKSGIRLQGHFVSLLVTETGNYTVTGLKQRQHLEFSHSEGTLSSGFLQEKVWVMLVTSLVVLQAL; encoded by the exons ATGCTAATGGAAaccagcagaggctgctgtgCCCTGGCCATCCTGCTGGCAATTGTGGACATCCAGTTTGGTG GATGCATTAACATCACCAGCTCAGCTTCCCAGGAAGGAACACGACTAAACTTAATCTGCACTGTGTGGCATAAGAAAGAAGAGGCTGAGGAGTTGGTAGTGTTTTTGTGCAAGGACAAGTCTGGAGACTGTTTTCCTGGGACCAGTTTAAAACAGCTGAGACTTAAAAGGGATCCTGGGATAGATGGTGTTGGtgaaatatcatctcatttaGTGTTCACCATAAGCCAAGTCACACCGTCACACAGTGGGACCTACCAGTGTTGTGCCACAAACCAGAAGTCAGGCATCCGCCTTCAGGGCCATTTCGTCTCCCTTCTAGTCACAG AGACAGGGAACTACACAGTGACGGGACTGAAACAAAGACAACACCTTGAGTTCAGCCACAGTGAAGGCACTCTCAGTTCAGGCTTCCTACAAGAAAAGGTCTGGGTAATGCTGGTCACCAGCCTCGTGGTCCTTCAAG CTTTGTAA
- the CD160 gene encoding CD160 antigen isoform X1: MLMETSRGCCALAILLAIVDIQFGGCINITSSASQEGTRLNLICTVWHKKEEAEELVVFLCKDKSGDCFPGTSLKQLRLKRDPGIDGVGEISSHLVFTISQVTPSHSGTYQCCATNQKSGIRLQGHFVSLLVTETGNYTVTGLKQRQHLEFSHSEGTLSSGFLQEKVWVMLVTSLVVLQGMSKRAVSIPCNEGAIVFLPSWLFSRRRLERKSRGRGKCYSSPGYP, from the exons ATGCTAATGGAAaccagcagaggctgctgtgCCCTGGCCATCCTGCTGGCAATTGTGGACATCCAGTTTGGTG GATGCATTAACATCACCAGCTCAGCTTCCCAGGAAGGAACACGACTAAACTTAATCTGCACTGTGTGGCATAAGAAAGAAGAGGCTGAGGAGTTGGTAGTGTTTTTGTGCAAGGACAAGTCTGGAGACTGTTTTCCTGGGACCAGTTTAAAACAGCTGAGACTTAAAAGGGATCCTGGGATAGATGGTGTTGGtgaaatatcatctcatttaGTGTTCACCATAAGCCAAGTCACACCGTCACACAGTGGGACCTACCAGTGTTGTGCCACAAACCAGAAGTCAGGCATCCGCCTTCAGGGCCATTTCGTCTCCCTTCTAGTCACAG AGACAGGGAACTACACAGTGACGGGACTGAAACAAAGACAACACCTTGAGTTCAGCCACAGTGAAGGCACTCTCAGTTCAGGCTTCCTACAAGAAAAGGTCTGGGTAATGCTGGTCACCAGCCTCGTGGTCCTTCAAGGTATGTCCAAAAGAGCCGTAAGCATCCCATGCAATGAGGGTGCTATTGTATTTCTGCCATCTTGGTTATTCTCCAGGAGAAGGTTGGAAAGGAAGTCCAGAGGGAGAGGAAAATGTTACTCAAGCCCTGGTTATCCATAG